A single genomic interval of Stieleria maiorica harbors:
- a CDS encoding serine/threonine protein kinase encodes MRRHCLEPDELRQVLQGELSQEQFDSAILHLDTCEPCRTAVEQIGGGLQAIGESDSCPDDALAGVQNETACQIALQELLQHSAALLPSVTAPPPPFEMLGPYRLLELIGSGGMGAVYLAEHQRLKRRCAVKLLPPERVMQAGWLERFDREMTTIASLEHPQIVRATDAGHEAGWHYLVMEYLNGLDIGRIAGRMGQLEVADACEIIRQAALGLAHIHDSGLVHRDIKPSNLMLTQSGTIKLLDLGLVLDGDDPLAKDDRLTTVGHVMGTMPYMAPEQLADSRDVRPQSDIYSLGATLYRLIAGHPPHRSERGLAAQVLAITSRDAQPLDAIREDIDRDVVNLVAKMLSRDPAKRPASASEIARQLEPLAKPSRLKRLLRDAIRKHSAEDLPRSTMLPSLGKAAGSDDRSKVKRWLMGAALAFVLVAAAVVIKIQTDRGELVIHSEHDGLTVLVKQGDEVVNRLTVASGKENRTTLRKGTYQVEIIGGGDALVLSEDVVTIGRGGQQSVDVLRRDPPKGDLLSMAMPGIGATSGEQNLASEDPSTLGDESATPGAAETAPATLPASRTGGMPAEMDLASFDGKPPSYWLEQIHTETEMEPLGEAIYATVGGLQDLARRGMATSLLHERVIETLLARAREFGGLERRLPPLPGTTDQTITPSQHFMWCLTEVFAEPSFDVWYETAVGELIEGNVHSRAAVITCLHRHVTPMGVARMYGGGMGGFGGGYDPGGAMGGTVSKFTTSKLVRCCLSLATADAWSELPGDQRKAAASMTREVLIELPRSLGMGLSQEASKELTNVILAIPERERSDWEKAFVTGKNTHSIDFEMSDSEYEDHGMSKMDFDKSESVASVPTPSTLFQGRDLASWMEAIERERDVASLGEAMRAVETLSREADIETRLAAAERTMLLARRLGGIVAGGDHDSNPSHQFMSLFLNTFTRYFPDPGVTVVQQELSDGNANSQMAALWALNNYLNQRGVDWSTVVAETNANVWLTTQAASPLNKSRLEQFKTRLLKLAEAQPEDGEELNRDVMEHRHALDLAKDSALVLAVSLGESIADNETLKRYVIGQVESTRATIKRSGDAFGAYVQTALSDHLLVAAIEVAERDDSFGTPECWEFLVKQLVFPADQYQQLRLDLSSQQRVAFERFKEVVPDVLLSEIHRSLQQTEGWLVQSDWFALAIPYFAERFESTKEASETIAAFEKALTEQSIKLPENLRNVINRAKETIQFRQVVTE; translated from the coding sequence ATGAGACGTCACTGCTTGGAACCGGATGAATTGCGACAAGTGCTCCAAGGAGAGCTGTCCCAGGAGCAGTTTGATTCGGCGATTTTGCATCTGGATACGTGTGAGCCCTGTCGCACGGCGGTGGAGCAGATTGGTGGCGGCTTGCAGGCGATCGGCGAATCCGATTCCTGCCCCGACGATGCGCTGGCCGGCGTGCAGAACGAAACGGCCTGTCAGATCGCGCTTCAGGAACTCTTGCAGCACTCGGCCGCGTTGTTGCCCTCGGTCACTGCCCCGCCGCCGCCGTTCGAAATGCTCGGACCCTACCGGTTGCTGGAACTGATCGGCAGCGGCGGGATGGGGGCCGTTTACCTGGCCGAACACCAACGCCTCAAACGCCGCTGTGCGGTCAAGCTGTTGCCTCCCGAACGCGTGATGCAAGCCGGCTGGTTGGAACGCTTTGATCGCGAAATGACGACGATTGCATCGCTGGAACACCCTCAAATCGTCCGCGCAACCGATGCCGGGCATGAAGCCGGATGGCACTACCTGGTGATGGAATACCTCAACGGGTTGGACATCGGACGCATCGCCGGCCGGATGGGGCAGCTGGAGGTTGCTGATGCCTGCGAGATCATTCGTCAGGCCGCTTTGGGTCTGGCCCATATCCATGACAGCGGGTTGGTGCACCGCGACATCAAACCGTCCAACTTGATGCTGACCCAATCCGGCACGATCAAGCTGTTGGACCTGGGGCTGGTTCTCGATGGCGACGATCCGCTTGCCAAAGACGATCGATTGACCACCGTGGGACACGTGATGGGGACGATGCCGTACATGGCACCGGAGCAACTGGCCGACAGCCGTGACGTGCGCCCCCAGTCGGACATTTATTCACTCGGCGCGACCCTGTATCGATTGATCGCCGGGCATCCGCCGCACCGGTCCGAACGCGGCTTGGCGGCACAGGTGTTGGCGATCACCAGTCGAGACGCCCAACCGCTCGATGCGATCCGCGAAGACATCGATCGCGACGTCGTCAACTTGGTCGCCAAAATGTTGTCCCGCGATCCGGCGAAACGTCCGGCGTCGGCGAGTGAGATCGCGCGGCAATTGGAACCGCTGGCGAAGCCGAGCCGATTGAAACGTTTGCTGCGGGACGCGATCCGAAAACATTCCGCCGAGGATCTGCCACGCAGCACCATGCTGCCATCGCTGGGAAAAGCCGCCGGCTCGGATGATCGATCGAAAGTTAAACGGTGGTTGATGGGTGCCGCGTTGGCGTTTGTCCTCGTGGCTGCCGCCGTGGTGATCAAGATCCAGACCGACCGTGGCGAGTTGGTCATCCACTCCGAACACGACGGATTAACGGTGTTGGTCAAGCAAGGTGACGAGGTGGTCAATCGATTGACCGTCGCATCGGGCAAGGAAAACCGCACGACGCTACGCAAGGGGACGTACCAGGTGGAAATCATCGGCGGCGGCGATGCGCTGGTGCTCAGTGAAGACGTCGTCACGATCGGACGTGGGGGGCAGCAGTCGGTTGATGTCCTGCGACGTGACCCGCCGAAGGGTGACTTGCTGTCGATGGCGATGCCGGGCATCGGCGCGACATCGGGAGAGCAGAATCTCGCCAGTGAGGATCCGTCAACTTTGGGCGACGAATCCGCAACGCCAGGGGCTGCGGAGACCGCACCAGCGACACTGCCGGCAAGTAGAACGGGAGGAATGCCCGCCGAGATGGACCTGGCCAGTTTTGATGGAAAGCCGCCTTCCTATTGGTTGGAACAGATCCACACCGAAACTGAAATGGAACCGCTCGGCGAAGCGATTTACGCAACTGTCGGCGGGTTGCAGGACTTGGCGCGGCGGGGAATGGCGACGAGTCTCCTTCATGAAAGGGTGATCGAGACCTTGCTGGCGCGGGCGCGTGAGTTCGGCGGACTGGAACGCAGATTGCCGCCGCTGCCGGGAACGACGGATCAGACGATCACGCCGTCGCAGCACTTCATGTGGTGTTTGACGGAAGTCTTTGCCGAGCCCTCATTCGATGTTTGGTACGAAACCGCCGTCGGTGAATTGATCGAAGGCAACGTCCACAGCCGTGCCGCGGTGATCACCTGTTTGCACCGACACGTCACGCCAATGGGTGTTGCTCGGATGTACGGCGGCGGCATGGGAGGCTTCGGCGGCGGATACGATCCTGGCGGGGCGATGGGCGGCACGGTTTCCAAGTTCACGACCAGCAAGTTGGTCCGCTGTTGTCTCAGCCTGGCGACCGCCGATGCCTGGTCCGAATTGCCTGGCGATCAACGCAAGGCAGCCGCGTCGATGACACGTGAAGTGTTGATCGAGTTGCCTCGCAGTTTAGGAATGGGACTGTCCCAGGAGGCTTCGAAGGAATTGACCAACGTGATCCTCGCGATCCCGGAACGTGAACGCAGCGATTGGGAAAAGGCGTTCGTAACGGGTAAGAATACCCATTCAATCGACTTCGAAATGTCTGACAGCGAATATGAAGATCACGGCATGTCGAAGATGGATTTCGACAAATCCGAATCGGTCGCGTCGGTCCCAACGCCAAGCACGCTTTTCCAAGGCCGCGACTTGGCCAGTTGGATGGAGGCAATCGAGCGTGAACGCGATGTCGCATCGCTGGGGGAAGCCATGCGGGCCGTCGAAACACTCTCGCGTGAGGCGGATATCGAAACGCGGTTGGCCGCCGCGGAGCGCACGATGCTTCTGGCCCGGCGTCTTGGAGGAATCGTTGCTGGCGGTGATCACGATTCGAATCCGTCGCACCAATTCATGAGTCTGTTTCTGAACACCTTCACACGATATTTCCCCGATCCAGGCGTGACGGTCGTCCAACAGGAATTGTCCGATGGAAATGCCAACAGCCAGATGGCGGCGTTATGGGCATTGAACAATTATTTGAATCAACGCGGTGTCGACTGGTCGACGGTGGTGGCTGAGACCAATGCCAATGTCTGGCTGACCACGCAAGCCGCCAGTCCGCTCAACAAAAGTCGATTGGAGCAGTTTAAAACAAGGCTTCTCAAGTTAGCCGAGGCGCAGCCGGAGGACGGCGAGGAATTGAATCGTGACGTGATGGAGCACCGCCACGCGTTAGACCTGGCCAAGGACTCGGCACTCGTCCTGGCGGTGTCCTTGGGTGAATCGATCGCCGACAACGAGACGCTCAAACGTTACGTCATCGGGCAGGTCGAATCTACCAGAGCAACCATCAAACGCTCCGGTGATGCATTTGGGGCGTACGTACAAACGGCGCTGTCGGACCATCTGCTGGTCGCCGCGATCGAGGTGGCTGAACGCGACGATTCGTTCGGCACCCCGGAGTGCTGGGAGTTTCTCGTCAAGCAACTCGTGTTTCCGGCTGACCAATACCAACAGCTTCGCTTGGACTTGTCCTCGCAGCAACGCGTCGCATTTGAACGTTTCAAAGAGGTCGTTCCGGACGTGTTGCTAAGCGAAATCCATCGGTCTCTGCAGCAAACCGAAGGCTGGCTCGTGCAATCGGATTGGTTCGCGTTGGCGATCCCCTATTTTGCGGAACGGTTTGAATCGACGAAAGAAGCGTCCGAGACGATCGCCGCATTTGAAAAGGCGCTCACCGAGCAATCCATCAAGCTGCCGGAGAATCTGCGAAACGTGATCAACCGGGCAAAGGAGACGATTCAATTTCGCCAGGTTGTCACGGAATAG
- a CDS encoding DUF1552 domain-containing protein: protein MNYLSQSWLIDRRHALRALGTCIALPMLECMTPLRAAEQSSSAPRRSAFIYLANGVHSLNYQITTPGRDYQFSRSLKPLEKHRQVITPISGLHHPGSLGHHHNCIKIWLTGGNLGPSDRNTISVDQKMAEVTAAHTRYPSMEIAITQESLAWTADGVPLPPMRRCSEIFASLFEEPKGGIAAQRRALRRKASVLDDNLAEVRRLKQKMGAADKGRLDQYLTSVREAEIRTRRADAWLDTPLPAISPADRKRTNRDIPQTQAGDYFRTVYDLMVLAFQTDVTRVATFSLGGEGQAIAIPEIGITESRHQLSHHGGDAGYIEKLTNYDTFAIEQFSYFLSRLEETKDVNGRPLLGSTMALFGSGMCYGHSHGNANLPLVLAGGSDLGLNHGSHLDFNQGHFDGYRLDQPGDHYSLCSRPANPDAHMSNLLLLMAQKMGVETGQFGDSNSVIDGV, encoded by the coding sequence ATGAACTACCTCTCGCAATCCTGGCTGATCGACCGTCGCCATGCGCTTCGCGCACTGGGGACTTGCATTGCGCTGCCCATGCTCGAATGCATGACGCCATTGCGGGCGGCTGAGCAGTCGTCGTCGGCGCCCCGGCGCAGTGCTTTCATTTATCTCGCCAACGGGGTTCATTCGTTGAACTACCAGATCACGACGCCGGGCAGGGACTACCAGTTCTCTCGGTCGCTCAAACCGTTGGAAAAACATCGCCAGGTCATCACGCCGATCAGCGGTCTGCACCACCCGGGAAGCCTCGGCCACCACCACAACTGCATCAAGATCTGGCTGACCGGCGGAAACCTCGGCCCGTCGGACCGCAACACGATCTCGGTGGATCAGAAGATGGCCGAAGTCACCGCGGCGCACACGCGTTACCCGTCGATGGAGATCGCGATCACGCAGGAGTCGCTCGCCTGGACGGCCGATGGTGTTCCGCTGCCGCCGATGCGTCGTTGCAGTGAAATCTTTGCGTCCTTGTTCGAAGAACCCAAAGGCGGCATCGCTGCCCAGCGAAGGGCGTTGCGCCGAAAAGCGAGTGTCCTGGACGACAACCTCGCGGAGGTGCGGCGGTTGAAGCAGAAAATGGGAGCGGCCGACAAAGGACGTCTGGATCAATACCTGACTTCGGTCCGTGAAGCAGAAATCCGCACGCGGCGGGCCGATGCGTGGCTGGATACGCCGCTGCCGGCGATCTCCCCGGCCGATCGCAAACGCACCAACCGCGACATCCCCCAAACCCAGGCAGGCGACTACTTCCGAACCGTCTATGACCTGATGGTGCTGGCGTTTCAGACCGATGTGACACGCGTCGCCACGTTCAGCTTGGGAGGTGAAGGCCAGGCGATCGCCATTCCGGAAATCGGCATCACCGAGTCACGCCATCAACTCAGTCATCACGGCGGGGATGCCGGCTACATCGAGAAACTCACCAACTACGACACGTTCGCGATTGAGCAGTTCAGCTATTTTCTCTCGCGGCTTGAAGAGACCAAAGACGTCAACGGCCGGCCGCTGCTGGGATCCACGATGGCGCTGTTCGGCAGCGGCATGTGCTACGGCCACAGCCACGGCAATGCCAACCTGCCGCTGGTGCTCGCCGGCGGTTCAGACCTGGGGCTCAATCACGGCAGCCATCTCGACTTCAACCAGGGTCACTTCGATGGATACCGGCTCGACCAGCCCGGTGATCACTACTCACTCTGCAGTCGCCCCGCAAACCCGGACGCACACATGAGCAACCTGTTGCTGTTGATGGCACAGAAGATGGGCGTGGAGACCGGCCAGTTCGGCGACAGCAATTCGGTGATCGATGGAGTTTAG
- a CDS encoding four helix bundle protein: MPQLVELTPRTNNQQPTTNNQQPTTNNQQPTTNNQQPTTNNQQPTMSIRRFEEIEGWQLARELTNQVYAVASRGAFARDFGLRDQITRASGSVMHNIAEGFDGGSNAEFVKFLRYSQRSCSEVQSQLYVALDQSYISQGEFDAIYKQAAKTHAKVGGFIRYLLRTKNQEPRTKN; the protein is encoded by the coding sequence TTGCCGCAACTCGTGGAATTGACACCACGCACCAACAACCAACAACCAACAACCAACAACCAACAACCAACAACCAACAACCAACAACCAACAACCAACAACCAACAACCAACAACCAACAACCAACAACCAACAATGTCGATACGACGCTTCGAAGAGATTGAAGGATGGCAGTTGGCGCGGGAGTTGACGAATCAGGTTTACGCGGTGGCGAGCCGCGGAGCGTTTGCGAGGGACTTTGGACTCAGGGATCAGATCACGCGAGCGTCAGGATCGGTGATGCACAACATCGCGGAAGGGTTCGACGGGGGAAGCAATGCTGAATTTGTCAAATTCCTGCGTTACTCACAGCGTTCATGCTCGGAGGTCCAAAGTCAGCTCTACGTTGCATTGGACCAGTCCTACATTTCCCAAGGTGAGTTCGACGCCATCTATAAACAGGCGGCTAAGACACACGCGAAAGTCGGCGGATTCATCCGCTATCTCTTGAGAACCAAGAACCAAGAACCAAGAACCAAGAACTAA